In the Apodemus sylvaticus chromosome 3, mApoSyl1.1, whole genome shotgun sequence genome, CTCCTCACAGAGGACCTCCTCACAGTGGGCCTCCTCACAGAGGGCCTCCTCACAGTGGTCATCCTCACAGAGGGCCTCCTCACAGTGGGTCTTCTCACAGAGGGCCTCCTCACAGAGGGCCTCCTCACAATGGTCATCCTCACAGAGGGCCTCCTCACAGAGGGCCTCCTTACAGATGGCCTCCTCACAATGGTCATCCTCACAGAGGGCCTCCTCACAATGGTCATCCTCACAGAGGACCTCCTCACAGAGGGTCTCCTCACAGTGGGCATCCTCACAGAGGGCCTCCTCACAGAGAACCTCCTCACAGAGGGCCTCCTCACAATGGTCATCCTCACAGAGGGCCTCCTCACAGAGGGCCTCCTCACAGAGGGCCTCCTCACAGTGGGCCTCCTCACAGAGGGCCTTCTCCTTCACACTGCAACTGTAGGAGTCAAGGCAAAAGGGTACTAAGCCCCTAAGTTTGTCTCAGTCTACACAGGCTCTTCAGCTCTTTTCTGTGTTAATGGAACTCTTGATAGAGATGGGTTCTCTCCTGGAGCATTCCAGTGGCCCCACTGCCTTCCAGAAGGTGTAGATAGGTGGAATTCCTGAACAGTAGCAGGCCCCACTACTTCCCCAAGACTCAATTTGAAGACTCCCCTCCTCTGACCATGCATCCTTGGCCACCCATCTGGGAGTTTGGAAATATGACCCGGTTCCTATTCCATAGGGTGCCTGAGCCCTGGTCATCATGCCCTCCCAGGGAGGACCTGATCTTTGAAGAGAGCTGGCCAAGTGGCTGGCCTGGTTGTTAGCTCTGGAGGTCCGCATGCTTCTACTTCACCAGCTCTGGCATTATAAGTGAAGTCCACCATacctgttttggggttttttgttttagtttttttttttttttttaggttggttggttggttggctgtctggctgtctggctgtctggctggttggttggttggtt is a window encoding:
- the LOC127680377 gene encoding keratin-associated protein 16-1-like — encoded protein: MQISCSVKEKALCEEAHCEEALCEEALCEEALCEDDHCEEALCEEVLCEEALCEDAHCEETLCEEVLCEDDHCEEALCEDDHCEEAICKEALCEEALCEDDHCEEALCEEALCEKTHCEEALCEDDHCEEALCEEAHCEEVLCEEAHCEEALCEEALCEEALCEEAHCEEAHCEEAHCEEALCEEAHCEEALCEEAHCEEALCEEAHCEEALCEEALCEEAHCEEAHCEEALCEEAFCEEPLSFFLSSL